The Eremothecium cymbalariae DBVPG#7215 chromosome 8, complete sequence genome has a window encoding:
- the FRE1 gene encoding ferric/cupric-chelate reductase (similar to Ashbya gossypii ADR080W): MRLSNLSYALLGATLVESLVIVDSSLATACIYYHKTFDWGCNSHSNGMKAYRCRCLNRNWVGTVTNCIISNSNSTKTIDHALKHVVRRCFEMGDVIYTLEDMYQAYEQSVGSLRDPTPFDLDNPVNTTLAVDHKEFDWYYIKFKEFTSSVVTSQWFGWGLVFYWCAVLVIATLFNFLHRFLRWSPLRTNWMKKHIILPSVYKDYHERTYLFAKLFPLDFPTRLQWLVVAGFIIQTVISCCVGYNVTLPHPYTNSQWFMDLDLVSYRVDLMSFSLFPVIYFFGIRNNPFIPLTGMAYATFSFYHKWCSYVCCMLAFIHSVIWTVYACSAEGGGYTKFLATYWNWGIVGTTLIVLLVFHSDKIIRRLTYEFFLFLHKVFNILFIVAMYYHVRTLGWLNWVWSMVFIVSFDRCARISRILLCGGVQTANLSEVGGGVIKMTIKRPKYFKYYPGSFVYVYFLSSKDQWIYPFQSHPFTVISASEFGKDKLYLYFKAQKGITQRLLERILISEKDQINYNLLLEGPYGNSIPNLTSSDRRYVGISAGLGVTAVYPHFAKLLKHESQLNHSFYWIINDVSCLTWFAEELKYLELRNCDVHIICTKSQEFLEETSSLDISAQKCLDSFSIEWISNRPDLNSFVGQEIDVSSKRSQDLTFISCGPSLFNDHLRHAARCGISKSLKIDVDLQEESFTW, from the coding sequence ATGAGACTGTCTAATTTGTCCTATGCACTATTGGGAGCGACATTGGTCGAGTCATTGGTCATTGTAGACTCTAGCTTGGCGACAGCATGTATCTACTACCATAAAACGTTTGATTGGGGCTGTAACTCTCATTCTAATGGAATGAAAGCGTACAGATGTCGATGTTTGAATCGTAATTGGGTTGGAACTGTTACGAATTGTATTATTTCTAATTCCAATTCTACAAAAACTATTGATCATGCACTAAAGCATGTTGTGAGGAGATGTTTTGAAATGGGAGACGTAATTTACACCTTGGAGGATATGTATCAGGCATATGAGCAAAGTGTTGGGAGCCTGAGAGATCCAACTCCATTTGATCTAGATAATCCTGTTAATACGACACTTGCAGTGGATCATAAAGAATTTGATTGGTATTAcattaaattcaaagaattcaCGTCTTCTGTTGTCACATCGCAATGGTTTGGTTGGGGTCTAGTCTTCTATTGGTGTGCAGTTCTCGTAATTGCTACcttgtttaattttttacaTCGTTTTCTTCGGTGGTCTCCATTGAGAACTaattggatgaagaagcatATTATATTACCATCTGTCTATAAGGATTACCATGAAAGAACGTATCTGTTTGCAAAATTATTCCCTTTAGATTTCCCCACCAGGCTTCAATGGCTGGTAGTTGCAGGTTTTATCATTCAAACTGTTATTTCATGCTGTGTTGGATATAATGTGACCTTGCCACATCCTTACACAAACTCTCAGTGGTTTATGGATTTGGATCTGGTAAGTTATAGGGTTGATTTAATGAGCTTTTCGTTGTTTCCGGTTAtctatttttttggaatcCGCAATAATCCATTCATTCCATTGACAGGTATGGCCTATGCCACCTTCAGCTTTTATCATAAATGGTGTTCTTATGTTTGTTGTATGCTGGCATTTATACATTCAGTCATTTGGACGGTATATGCTTGTAGTGCTGAAGGTGGAGGCTATACGAAATTTTTGGCAACTTATTGGAACTGGGGTATTGTTGGAACGACCCTCATTGTCTTACTAGTCTTTCACAGTGATAAAATTATAAGAAGACTAACATATGAATTCTTCCTATTTTTGCACAAGGTTttcaatattcttttcattGTTGCAATGTATTATCACGTTCGTACTTTAGGATGGCTCAACTGGGTCTGGTCAATGGTTTTCATAGTTAGCTTTGATAGATGTGCCAGAATAAGCCGCATTTTACTGTGTGGTGGTGTTCAGACTGCCAACTTGTCTGAAGTTGGTGGAGGAGTCATTAAAATGACCATCAAGAGGCCAAAGTACTTCAAGTACTACCCTGGGTCGTTTGTTTATGTTTACTTTTTAAGCTCCAAAGATCAATGGATATATCCGTTTCAATCACACCCATTTACAGTTATAAGTGCTTCGGAGTTCGGCAAGGACAAGCTTTATTTATACTTCAAGGCTCAAAAGGGTATCACTCAACGCCTGTTGGAAAgaattttaatatctgAAAAGGATCAAATTAACTATAACCTACTTCTAGAGGGACCCTATGGTAATTCAATCCCAAACTTGACTTCATCTGACAGAAGGTACGTTGGTATTTCCGCTGGTCTGGGTGTTACTGCTGTCTACCCGCATTTTGCaaaattattgaaacaTGAATCCCAGTTGAATCATTCTTTCTACTGGATTATTAACGATGTCTCATGTTTAACTTGGTTTGCCGAAGAGCTAAAGTACCTGGAATTGAGGAATTGTGATGTGCATATCATCTGCACTAAATCCCAAGAGTTTTTAGAAGAAACTAGTTCATTGGATATAAGTGCTCAAAAATGTCTTGATTCTTTCAGTATTGAATGGATATCCAACCGCCCCGACTTGAACTCATTCGTTGGGCAAGAAATTGATGTCTCTTCCAAACGCTCACAAGACTTGACCTTTATTAGTTGTGGTCCGTCTCTGTTCAATGATCACCTACGTCATGCGGCCAGATGTGGGATATCtaaaagtttgaagattGACGTTGACTTACAAGAAGAAAGCTTTACTTGGTAA